One region of Chelonoidis abingdonii isolate Lonesome George chromosome 14, CheloAbing_2.0, whole genome shotgun sequence genomic DNA includes:
- the SDR39U1 gene encoding epimerase family protein SDR39U1 has product MRVLVGGGTGFVGGALTQLLRSRGHEVTHVSRRPGPDRISWDELSRSGLRPCDAVVNLAGENVLNPLRRWDDAFRRVVIASRVETTKTLAKAIAEAERPPRAWVLVTGVGYYRPSPTAEYTEESPGGDFDFFSRLVSAWEAAAKIPGDGTRQVVVRSGVVLGKGGGAISQMLWPFRLGLGGPVGSGLQPFPWIHVRDVAGIVCHALETEGVRGVLNGVSPASSGTSNADFTRELGSALGRPALLPLPGWAVRGVFGAERAVMLLEGQRVAPKRTLESGYCFVYPDLPSALQDIVS; this is encoded by the exons ATGCGCGTGCTAGTGG GTGGTGGGACCGGCTTTGTGGGCGGAGCTTTGACCCAGCTGTTGAGGAGTCGAGGGCACGAGGTGACCCATGTCTCTCGCCGTCCAGGGCCCGACCGGATCAGTTGG GATGAACTGTCCCGCTCTGGCCTTCGCCCTTGTGATGCTGTGGTGAACTTGGCTGGTGAGAATGTTCTCAACCCCCTTCGCAG GTGGGATGATGCCTTCCGTAGGGTTGTAATCGCCAGCCGGGTGGAGACCACCAAGACCTTGGCCAAGGCCATCGCCGAGGCTGAGAGGCCGCCCCGCGCCTGGGTCCTCGTCACTGGCGTAG GGTATTACCGCCCAAGCCCCACAGCCGAGTACACCGAGGAGAGTCCCGGTGGTGACTTCGACTTCTTCTCGCGCCTGGTGAGCGCCTGGGAGGCAGCAGCTAAAATCCCTGGGGACGGCACACGCCAGGTGGTGGTGAGATCCG GTgtggtgctggggaagggtggAGGTGCCATCTCCCAGATGCTCTGGCCGTTCCGCCTGGGCCTGGGGGGCCCTGTGGGCTCCGGCCTCCAGCCCTTCCCATGGATTCACGTCCGGGACGTGGCCGGTATTGTGTGCCATGCCCTGGAGACGGAGGGTGTCCGCGGGGTTCTCAATGGGGTCTCCCCAGCCTCATCTGGCACCTCCAACGCCGACTTCACCCGGGAGCTGGGCTCGGCCCTGGGGCGCCCGGCCCTGCTTCCCCTGCCCGGCTGGGCAGTGCGGGGTGTCTTTGGGGCTGAGCGGGCTGTCATGCTGCTGGAGGGCCAGCGGGTGGCACCGAAACGCACCCTGGAGAGTGGCTACTGTTTTGTGTACCCCGACCTACCCTCTGCCCTGCAGGACATCGTGTCTTGA
- the LOC116820458 gene encoding DLA class II histocompatibility antigen, DR-1 beta chain-like: MAPGGGHPALLSAWLLFLCSVVSAGVHRFTHSQIISPRAAPGLPKRQSLLQVNGLVLSAYDSSSRRMMPRNGYMQGDRETHQFWSVSSVRCMFWDPWVETEYQALVRVVNDSSPKAEPYYMQVVQSCELDEASGTVRAVTRYTLNGEDVLQYHGDQNRWFSVHPAAWHVAERWNRERETLTGINAHTPQQCGTFIRITAPFTLQMTAQPTVHMSLVQGTPDRPRRLMCHVTGFYPRDIEVTWERGGRTALGEQMTSRIWPNGDPTFQIRVSIELGLGEHVCVVRHVSLGGTPLRITWDPQATGQAGTLGVLAGCMLAALGATALSWYLRGRSGCSEGPYRPAWAQPRTLDSTLAKPGDTLATSLSYPGVTT, from the exons ATGGCTCCTGGGGGGGGCCATCCCGCTCTCCTCTCCGCCTGGCTCTTGTTTCTCTGCTCAGTTGTCTCAGCTG GGGTTCACCGTTTCACCCACTCCCAGATCATTTCACCGCGGGCGGCCCCCGGGCTGCCCAAGCGCCAGAGCCTGTTGCAGGTAAACGGCCTGGTGCTCTCGGCCTATGACAGCAGCAGCCGGAGGATGATGCCACGCAACGGCTACATGCAGGGCGACCGGGAGACCCACCAGTTCTGGAGCGTCAGCAGCGTCCGGTGCATGTTCTGGGACCCCTGGGTGGAGACCGAGTATCAGGCCCTGGTGCGGGTGGTGAACGACAGCTCCCCAAAGGCCG AGCCCTACTACATGCAGGTGGTGCAGAGCTGTGAGCTGGACGAAGCCAGCGGCACCGTCCGAGCCGTTACCAGGTACACCCTGAACGGAGAGGACGTGCTGCAGTACCATGGGGACCAGAACCGCTGGTTCTCAGTGCACCCGGCGGCCTGGCATGTGGCCGAGCGCTGGAACCGCGAGAGGGAGACGCTGACCGGGATCAACGCCCACACGCCGCAGCAGTGCGGGACCTTCATCCGGATCACGGCACCATTCACCTTGCAGATGACAG cccagcccacGGTGCACATGTCCCTCGTGCAAGGAACCCCAGACCGGCCTCGCCGCCTCATGTGCCACGTGACAGGGTTCTACCCCCGTGACATCGAGGTGACCTGGGAGCGGGGGGGCCGGACGGCCCTAGGGGAACAGATGAccagcaggatctggcccaacggAGACCCCACCTTCCAGATCCGAGTGTCCATCGAGCTGGGGCTAGGGGAGCACGTGTGCGTGGTGAGACATGTCAGCCTGGGGGGCACCCCCCTGAGGATCACCTGGG ATCCCCAGGCCACAGGCCAGGCCGGGACCCTGGGCGTCCTCGCTGGCTGcatgctggctgctctgggagcCACCGCCCTGAGCTGGTATCTGAGGGGGAGGTCAG GCTGCTCGGAGGGGCCGTACCGCCCGGCGTGGGCACAGCCAAGAACCCTCGACTCCACCCTGGCTAAGCCAGGAGACACCTTGGCCACATCTCTGTCCTACCCAGGTGTCACCACATGA